The following DNA comes from Fusarium fujikuroi IMI 58289 draft genome, chromosome FFUJ_chr03.
GACACGTCAGCGGCTCAGACAGATGCAAGTGATCATCAGTCAAATGATGAACCAGATGATAGCTTCAACAGTCAAATACATCACTGGAATCCACCACCTCAGCTTGACGACGTTGACAACGAGTatcttgccaagaagaaagTATTCGAGCTTCCTCCTCCCCGATTCATGTAAGTCCGTCTCACTACTCCCAATGAGATGACCTAATGATGTTATAGGGACGATATAGTCAAAGCATACTTCGACTATGTGCATCCTTTCGCACCCATTCTCAACAGAATAGACTTTATCCAGAGTTATCGCTCAGGAAGCTGTtgtattttcttgcttcatgctgtagctgctgctgcaagtCTCTATGTCACCCATGACGTCCTGATTGGCTGCGGCTATCCAGATCGCTCAACCGCACAGGCATCTTTCTTTTCAAAGgccaagctcttccatgACTTTCATTGCCAAGGCGATCCGCTTTCCATGTTGCAGGGTTCCATGATTCTTGGTGCAATCATCCTGGATCACCCGTCTGACAGAGACTTTCAGTACTGGTTTCACAACTCTGTCCGTCGTGCTTCAAAGATGGGCGTACAAAATGCGTAAGTCCAACACATCCAGGGCTTGACCATACTTACAAGTCTTAGCTGTCTTCGTGATGATGGATCTCAGAAGCTGTACCGACGAATCTGGTGGGTTTTACATGTGAGTTAAGACCCTCTCAGATTAGTCGTTTGACTAACGTGCTGTAGAACAGGGATatcttccatttcttcatcaacacacAGAACATGCGACTACTCGCAAACGCACCGCCAATAAGACCCCTCACTGAGGCTGATTGGGAGACCGAAGACATTGAGCAATGGTCGGGTATCCTATCACCAATCTCCCAGGCCCAAAAGGTGTCACTCATCGCTCAATGCGAGTTGGCCCAGATCTGTAAGTCCCAACCCTTTCGAGAACAAACGAACCATCTAACATCCATCACAGTCGGGAATGTCATGTCCGTCGTGACAAGTTCAAATCCATCTGCAGAAGAAATTCACAAGAGGATACTGCCACTCGATGCGTGGCGAACATCACTTCCCGAGAGGATGCACCTCATGGCGTCTTTTGCAGAGGGTGAGATCTATCATCTCGAGGCTCTGACCACCAGCTACCGTTTTGAATGCATCATGTGCCGTTTGCTCCGCCGTGGAAGATGGCAAATGAGTGATGGCGGGTTGCGTGAGTGGGCGCAGCAACGCTTTAGATCAGCGATATTTGAGCTCGACACCATCGTCAAACGAGTCATGATCAACAACATGATTCAAAAGCTGCCAACTACTTTGTATGTGTTTTCTCAATTACtgatctcatccttcttctgaCCTTGAATCTTAGTATCACCACTATCACTGCCCTCTTGGCGCTTCACATAGAATCTGCTCTTGACGCTGCAGAGTCGAGCCTTATTCGCTCAATGGCTCGCATATCGGTTCAGCACACCATGCTTGCACTGGATCAGATTCGCGATACTCCTGCCATCAAGAGAGCTCTGCCTGCATTTGAGATTGTTctctccaagaacaagctctACCCAATGTCGACAAGCGATACTGAGCAAATTAACACAATGCAGACCATgtctcaagaccaagctcTAAGTGACGGGCATATCCTGCAACCGCCTCAAACAGACATGACTTTGCCACAGGATGACCAGTCGTTCTTGTATGGGGACTTTATTGGGTTTGACTTCTTAGACCGATGGCAAATGGAGCAATTAGACTTTACAGGCATTTACTAGTGAATGGTTCCAgacaatcttcttctttagATTAAGAATTCGTTTATACTTAGCTACCCTATTACACTTAGACGTTAATAAATAAACCACCTTACCAGATCTGAATATAGCGCAAACCTTGATCGGCGCTTTACATAAGCAGTGTTCATAATTCGGCATAATTAATCTCCACTGACCAACCTCAATTTATCCATTTCATGCAACCCTACCAATCGCTAACTGCCCCAAACCCATCGCGAAAGCGATACCGAAACCATTCAGCAAAAGAACAGTCGTTCAAGCTGTCACAATGCCCCCGCGCTTGGGGTACAAAAAGTCTCGAAGGGGTTGCTTGCGCTGTAAGCAACGACGCGTCAAGGTGAGAACGGGTCACCCAGCACGCGTCAATGCCGCCTGACTAATTACCTAGCCAGTGTGATGAGAAGCAGCCTTGCGCAGCGTGCGAGAGACACGGCTTATCGTGTGTCTACCAGGAACCGTCGGAAGTGCGACGAGGGCGTTCAGCTGATCAAGTCCGTAGGTCGTAACATTGTGGATATAAACAGACCCTGACTTGATTACATAGACCGATGCCCCGAGAGACGATCGCCAGAAAGGCTCAAATGCCGACTCGTCAATCGCGAGCCCGGATCCATTGCCGTACCTAGCCAAGTTCGTCACAGGCCAAGAGTCAATAGAACAGAGCACTTGGCTCACGGATCTTGAGCTGATGCACCAGTATTCGACGTCTACTTACCTTACTCTTCCGCGAGCAGATGAACTTCGGCAGATATGGCAAATTGAGCTACCCAGGTTATCACTGAGCCATGTTTATCTTCTCCACCAAGTCTTGTCTGTATCTGCATTCCACCTGGCCTCACTGCACCCCGATCGACCAGACTACGCTATCTGTGCATCACAACACCAGAATAAGGCTATCGCTGGTCTTCGTTCAGCTGTCGCGTGCATCACAGAAGAGAGCTGTGTGGAGATCTTTTTATCATCTTCACTACTGGGCATTGGGGCGTTTGCTGGCCTCGGCGCTCACAATGCTGGCCAACAGCCCCGCATTGACGATCTCCTCGATGTCTTCGTACTTATTCGGGGCATGAGTGACATTTTGAACAGATACGAGCCACTGCTTAAAGAGAGCAGGATTAGGCATCTCTTCGTCTTAGGAAGCCAGTCTGGTTCAACGCCTCTTCTTGACGCCACGGTCACGCAGCTTCGACAAATTGTCATACCCGATGGCTTCGACGAAGGGGTAATCGCGATATGTCAAGAATCAATCGCATCAGCAATCATCTGGATAGAGAATCACATAGGGGCAACGGCTGCGCCTGACGAGCGAATCGCCATGACTTGGTGTTTATCTGTGAGCTCAGAATTCCTGGACCTGATCAAGCAGCGGCACCCTGTTGCTCTTTGCATCCTCGCGCACTATTGTGTTATCTTGGATCGAGTCGGAAGATCACAATGGTTTATGAGGAATTGGGGGAAGCCGGTACTACAAGACATTCGGAATGAGATGGAACCACGATGGTCATCGATGCTGCAGTGGTGTTTGGCAGCTGTTGAATGTGATAGAAATGCCCAAGTGCATTGATTCTAACAGATATACCATCTACATGTAAGAACAAATGGAAGAATAACTAGGATACAAAAGCCAACCGAATGCATGTGTAATTGAACGATAACTCCATCCAAGTTCATATAAGCCCAGGTAACTCCGTCAAAACCTTGTAACGCAGCCCTGCCTTCCTGCCTCCTTTACCgtctcaaccttatcacagccATCGTGTCGCTTCTCAGTGGCGATAAGCGGTGTCGTCAGAGCGGAGAGTGCTGAGAGATTCATCCGTATTCTTCGTCCTCGTACCGCGGGGAAAACCATTCTTCTTATAGAACCGCCAGTCCAAGTAGGTGACCACAGCAAGGTACTTGTAAATTGGGCTGATTCGTTAGTCACAATCTGCTATGGGTGTTGAGAAGGACATACCTTAAGAAACCAGCCAGCACAAAGACAACCCAACCCAGCGCGCAGCTCGTTCCGACACACAGCTGAGAGTTACCCCGGATCATCATGAACGCAACAGCCGCCCAGAAGACAACTTCCAAAGCATTGAGGATAAAGTACGCCTTGAGGCTGCTCCAACGATGGAAGCGGATGGAGTGCTCGGTGAGGATCTCGTAGGccaggatgatgagggacTTGGCACCCTGAAAGTAACATGTTAGATCTGAGAGATCGTGAGTCGGAAAATAAGCTTACCATGCCGAGACCCATAGTGGTGGAGCGACCTGGAGGCCGATTGGGCAGGATGAGTCGCACGCCCGAGAGGGTGATGACTGTAATGATCAAGGTGACTAAAACAATCTGCAGGGGGATCTTGTTGCGGAGGGTAAACAAAGgctccatcttcttgaggaaaACAGGCGTCATTTTGATAGAGTTTGTAAAGGTAGTGAAGGAAAAGAGGCGGTAGTGTGATTACAATGGaatgaggatgttgaggcttgagatgatgataaagCTGGACATTGTTGGCAAGACCAAACATTTATAACATTCGTAATTGACTCAAAACATTCTGAATCAATAAGTCTCAACTCTATCATTACGCGGCAGTTACCGTAGATTCTCATACACGTATTCGAAAATCCTGCAAAGTGCAAAAGAGAAACCGAGCTCTGAGGCTTAGAGACATAGCACTACCCGGAAAACCAGCCCTACCAGCACTATTTTTAACCCGACCCAACCAAATAAGCTTGTTGGAACCTCAGGGACGTCAGAAAGGCTCAAGTCCAGGCTCAAGGCTCAGTCTGGGGCCTATTGATCGTCTTTATCTCATGGAACAGGACCGATTTGATTGGCTGAGGGGCTTCGGTGCCGCTCTCGGTTTCGCTTTCGGTACCGGATTGTGCCGTTGGTTAGTGGCATCTGCGGCATGTTTTCAAATTGCATTACGGATCTGGGGTTGATCATTGCGCAAGCTACGCGTGGCCGAGATGCTATAGAGTTTCACTTTAATGTAAGCTTAGCCCCGTAGGGCCTCGACACAATTGTTAGTTGGAGGATCGCTTGATGAGAAGCTCCGTCGATGCCGAACACATCAGCCCAATGGGCCGGGGTACTTGAGCCGAGCCTGCATCGAGCTAGTTAAATATCTTGTCTCCCGCTCTTCCCAGTGGACTGCTGCCAAGTTTTGTCACTTGTCTTATTCCATTTCTCTCATAATGGACTCCAAAGACCGGCAATTGTACCATGTCCCAGCAGGGTGAGAAGCATCATCGCCTTCTACCTGTCTTGAACTAACACCAACAGTCCTCTACCCCCACCAAGCTACTCCGAGGCAACTACAACCGATCCTCTCACCACAGATGGCTTTGTGTCTCCTATGACAACAACCTCCAGCCCCGTCGCCTTCAATGTCTCAGTGTCACCAATGGCCATGACCCCTATAGCCTCTCGATCGACCGAGTCATTTACACTACCCCCCGTCACCGAAACAGGTCTCAACTCTCGTAATCATAGTACACTCGAGGTAGCACATTCTCCTCGAGCTGATTCCGATTGCCTTCCCCAGGCCGTCATGCACGATGCGCCCGAACTTGCCCTCGTGGAATACGCCCATAATCGCGACAACTTACCTATGAGTATAACATCACAAACAAATATCGAATATGCATCTGGTTTGGAAGTCATACCTGCTCCTCCTAGATCGAATACGGTGACACCACTACATCTCCTTGGGGATCAACCTGAAGCCATTGATTGTCCGTTCTGTCTACGCCGAAGTGAAACAATagtaaagaagaagccttCCAGCACAACTCAGTACGCGAAAGACGTCACCTTGACCGGGCCTGGGCTAACAAATCTCAGTCTACAAGCTGTTGCGCTGCTTATGACCACAGTCTGTGGAGCAGTAGCTCCATACATGGCAAAGTGGTCATTCGATATTGAGCACATCTGCGACAACTGTAAAAATAGGGTCATGTACAAAGCAAAAGGGAAGGATATCAGAATTTGTAAAGCACCGGAAGCTTGGAAGGAGGAGTCAAAATACCCCAGTGTTAATACTAGTATGAATCTGGTTACTGAGTAAGGAAAGCGCCCAGAAATACTTGATCCGAGTGCAGGGCTGGACTCTGAGCTGTGTATAACCATGCGCGCCTTATTAACGTGCCCGCCAATAGGCCTCTCTTCGAGcgctttcttttagttaatttatttactataactatagAATGCAACTTTGTTATCAATCCATGCACATCGTAGTCATGGAACTGAAGCTGATACTTAAGTTTTTCTAATATCCATTCTCTCAATATTTGATGCTCAGATCACACATGCCTGCAGAACAAGCTTTTCAAAAGCGGTTATATCGACATCTCCTGCAGGCCATGACATGACACTGAGGGCACTCGAAGATATAGTGAGGAAGGACGTCGCGGCATTCCTCGCATCGGTGACGGCCACCACGGTAGTTCCAAGTTCTGTGCGTGCATTCATGGTTCTGTATCAGATTCAATCTTTCCTGTTCAATTCGTGCCTCCCGTGCCCTCGCGTTCATCTGGCCAAAATTACCATCTCGGTTAGCAATGGCATTAGCCCTTCGCACCAGGCGCCCTTCTTCCCAAAGGGGACAACGGCAACTCCTCCACTTCTTGCCGCAGACATAGCAGAACTCAGCGCTACAACGACAGGCTATACTACAGATTAGTATCCCCGCAACATGCTTAGCCGCTTCGGGACTTACTTATATGGTAGCATCCATAATTTAACTCAACGAGTTTTCGGCATTTATAGCACTGCTGCCAGCCGTTTTGTGCTGCAAGCTGCAACACTTGCTGTGAGGCGGTATCACTAGGACAGACGCCAAAATGATTTGGTCCCTTACAGTGAGTGCAAGTCTTTCTACTGCACTTGGGGCAGGTAGCACTATCACCAGAGACAAAGGCTGGTGGTACAAATGTTGAGCAGGATGGCTCGCTGCAGTAAGTACGATTGGGGGTCTCAAATTCCAGCTTCTTTGCTTGGAACTGCCCGACTAGTTCTGGCGAGAACCAGCGTCCTTGTTCGATGGGAATATTCTGACCACAGCATCGTGGTGGAAATAGAGTCTCATCCTGGAGCGACGAACGAGTCAGGCTAACGAGGCATTCTCGACAGTAGTCGTGGGAACAGGGCGCCTTGGACAGTGCAAGAGGCGGGAACCGGTCGTTGCAGGCGATGCACTCCTGCGTTTGAGGCGGCTTGCGCGATGAAGCCCAGCCCGATGACTCAGGCTGCCCAGAAGTTGAGTATTCGAACCCGCCCAGGTTCATTGATCTCAAGGTGTCGATCAAattatcctcatcctcgtccacGCTTGAGACTCTCATCCCCTTTTCAGCATCTGGCCGTGTTGCTGCGCTTGGATCTCTAGCCAGTCTGACCGCATATTCACGATCTTTTGCAGCTTGCTCCTCTGCCAACTGACCTTCTCTGATGAGCTGCCCGTCCGACTCGACAGCTCTCGCAATACTGAGGGCCATTACTTGATCAGAGATCTGAGCTGTCATCATCTCAAGCTCATGACGACATGCTTCAAGAGCAAGATCGGAATCTGCCACTTCGCCCTCGCGCTGCTTTCCCTTCTTGGACTGTTCCCATATGTTTAGGTCCtgatgctggagctggagggccAGCATTAATGACGAAGTATCCATGATCTCACAGGTCGGGATTTATGATTGGTAGTGAGCGAGGGAACCTAAGtaagataaattaaagtGCTGGTTACATGTTGCCGACAGAGGGAGAGGACCGCATGTTGGGTAGTACAGGAATCTGGTGGGCCTCCCAAGTACCCCGCCCTCGCAAATTCGAAGCCACTAACGTGTTGCACCAACAAGATAAAGCCCGCTGAGAACACTATTGGCTGATTGACTTAATGTGAAACGTGTCGCTGGGCTTGTTTTTGAGATCCCAATAACCGCCTTGTAGCCTTGTGGTAGGACTGCACTGACTTCGCAAAAGCAGCGACGGCGAGTTCACCCCCTCAAATAAAGCAGCAGAATAAGCCTTCTACTGGTGAAATTCTACATCCTAACTTTTATTGTCACTGGTTCTGCAGCAGACGGTAATGCAGGAGACTGCTTGGCAATGGGCCGTTGTTGTATAGCAACTATGCTGCATAAATATGTACAAAATAACAAATGTCCtatttcttcaacaacccaAAGAATGGAGTCAGATGCTGTTGCATTAACATCTTGGTCTTCAAAGCTCCACTTGCCACTCTTGGCTTGTAAGTCCAAAGTTATTGGTGACAGGCTTGATGACAGTCTTCTTGCAGCCCTTGTTCAACTTGACCTTGTTAAAACGGTCCTCAATCCAGGGAAAGAAGTCAGCCTGAGATACTGAGAGAGCAAGGCCATGGTCCGTCTTATGGTAAAGTCTATACTCAGCAGTCGACTCAGGGTACTTCTTGCAAGTGGCATTgaaatcttcttcagcatacTCAGCGTACGTCAAAATGTCCTCATCTCCCTGGATAACAAGCATGGGTGCTGCGAGAGGGTGTTCTCCAGCACCGTTGTAACGCTTCTGCCAGTCAACGAAGTCGGGATGCTCGACCCAGCTAGTGTTCTTGTACAGCTGTTTTACGGTAAGGCTACCATAGAGTGTACCTCCTGTGTTGATACAGCCCTGGTCTGCAAGGGCGATGCGGCTGAGGACAATGTCGGTGGCGTAGTCTTCGACCTTGATGGACGGGTAGAGGCGTGAGATGGACTGtaggaggaagatggagacaacatcaccagctgGACCATCCTTTGCCCGGCGGAAGGATTCGGGAATAAGCTTGATGGGCTGGAGAGCTGGGGCTATGGCGACAGCACCGAGGAAACCACCAGTTGCCTTGCCGGGCTTGGCTTCTCGCTCATCAGTTCTCCATGCAGTCATACCACCCTCACTGTGTCCAATGACGACCCATTCCTTAGTGATGCGTTTTCCGAGGGCTTTCCGCGCAGCCTGGAGTCCAAAGCTAACATCTGCAGCGTGAAGTGCACCAGATTCATACATGAAGCCCTGGGGAATATCGCTGCCTTGCCCAGCATAGTCGGGAGCAATGACAACATAGCCTTGCTGAACAAGAGCAAAGGGCCCAGTCCATTCATAGTACAGGGCCCGGTGATTTGATGGCGCACATTGACGCGTACCACCAGCAGTTCCATGGGTCCAGACAAGTGTACGGAAAGGCTTATCGTTTCCGAGAGGGTTCGAGTAAGGAGTCAAGACAAATCCAGTGGCTGGAATTGGCTTGCCATCAATGTCCTCGGTGATGTAGAAGAACCGAGACAGGGATACTCCGCCGGGCAGGGTCCACCTCTTAGAGGCCTGATCAGCGGGAACATTTTCCCACTTGACAAGATCACCAGCAGAATAATCAGAGAGATTGGACGGGTTAGAGTAAAACTCATCCGTTGAGAGGTTTTGGTCGACCCAGCGGTTGGTCTCAACAGAGAGAGCCTTGCGGTACGCAAGTTGGCAGGCAACGTCGCAATGGTTAGGCTGGAGGGGTTCTTGAGTGGCGGCAGCAACGAGAGCGCCTGAAACAAGGATGTTGGTGATAAACTTTGGTAACATGGTGACGGTATGATTGCGAAAACTCAATCGAAACTGTACCTGTTGTTTGAGTTTGTGATAAAGTTATCTTTATTGCGAGTGGCTGCTCTTATTTATACTCTGACAACGGTTGATTCCCTACAAGCTCTCCTCAGTGTAATTGCCGTTATCTATCCCCGCTATTACCACCCGATGCCTCACTTAGAGTTCAAGAACTATGGGGTAGTGCTACTACATCAGGAAGTTGGAGGCCCTGGAATAATCACAGAAGCTTCCGACACGGTCAATCGTATAAACTGCCCCCACGCCTGTTGATAACATTGGCTGCTCTGGTTCATCAGTGACTAAAGCCTGTTCGGCTGTGAACTCTAATGTGCTCCCCCGCCTTTTATCTGATGAGCCTCTTATGCTTAATCCTGGCCGGCTTTGTGTAATATCCGAGGTTCTCCTCAGAAAGAGGAGATTCACGAGGATCATCCTAGCTTCGTGCAGATCTCTCATGGTTTTGGCGTTGTTTGCGCGGAAGAGCTAGACTAGATCAAGCAGTTGTAGGCGCTCTCGCTTAGCGGTTAGCCCGAAAATGGGCTGTTACGTATCTGGGCAGCCCACCAAAGCTCAACTAACCTATACTGAGGCATTGATCAGCAAGGAACTATGGCATGTATCGTATGTGAGCCAAGCTCGCTCTTGTTGTGATATTCATTTGATTCAAGATGATTACAGTCAAGCCGCATATATTAAACTGAGGAGATAATGGGAAGCGCTCAACACAAACCCGGATTATCCACCAAGACTCATTCGCTATACCCTCGGCCGATCCTATTGTATAATTTTCCTCTGCTAAGCTATCAAAGACTTGGGCCTGAGTCATTGCTGGCCCCAGTCATCCCACTTGTCGTAACAAATAGATAATGCACAGCCCGTCCCGCTTTTCGTATAAATAAGACCAAATGCCGATAATGGCTGCGCGTGTTACTGGGCAAAAGCGAAGTATTGGTGGTTGTATGACATGGGTTAAAATAAACGCCGGATTCTGTATGGCTGTCGAATATCGTGGTTCGGTCAGATCCAGCACACTGCTTGCGACAGGCTGTCTCGTAAATTTCTTCCAATTGTTAATTGGCTTAGATATGTCCGTAGTAAAGGAGGTCAGGTTTTGGTAAATTCCAGCAGGTTTTTAACGTGGTAAGTAGGGATTACAAAGGGGAAGCGTCATACAATCTGGACAATCCTGCATCCCCCAACATTAGTGATTAAAGACAATGCGTAGAGCCGCACCACTGCACAAGAGATCAATTAATATTAGAAAGTAACAAGAGCACTACTTATGAACACAGTTATCACTCAATCCACAACCCGTCGAAAGCTGAGCCGTCTTCAGCttagacttcttcttcgagccTCCAACACAAGGACAACCCTTCTTGTGAACCTTCTCACCCTTGTCGTCAACCTCTACCTTTCCAGCTCCCTCATCAGCACAAATACAGACGGTAGAAGCAAAAGCACCACCCTCTGTGCTTGGGCCCTGAGGCTGATACCACGGAGGACAGAAATCAGGAAGCGTAGGCATTGTCTTGACTCTACCGTAGTCATTGGTGCCAACCTTGTAGTCCGATTCGCCGAAACCATCGAAGCGGATCTTCCATGTCATGGGGAAGGGAACGAACTCGTCCCAAGTTGGGGTGAGATACGTGTCAGTCTGCGGCCGCAGGTTGCCTTCAGTAACAATGTCCTCTGCCTCTCCAGGGCCTttcagcttcttggcctgttgCTGAATCCAGCTGACTCGTCCAGGAGCCATGTAATTGGCGTAGCCTTCAGGAGTAGAGTCAagattgatcttcttgagcctGCCCTGCGCATCGTGACCACGACGAGGGTTCTTCATCTGAGCGACGAACTTGATCATCGAGGTCAGAGAGATCGTGACAACACGTCGGGGAGCAAAGACGCCAAACTTATCAGCGATGCTGAGCTGAGACATCAAAAGCTCCCGCTTCTCTTTGTCATTCTTTACTTCAGGCTCttcaccagccttggcctgTGGAAACTGGTTAGTCCGTACTCTTGACAAGTGGATAGTGGCATCAACTTACAAGATCGAGGATAACAGCTTCACCTTCCTTGATAGTAACTTGTTTTCCTCCTTTCACACCAGCAAAGTTATATTTGCCTTCCTTTTCCGCCTTGCGAACAATGGGCTGTCGAACGGTGATTCGAGCCATTGTCTGGaccatcttctcaagacgCTCATCCTCGTTTGGCTTATCACTGAAGACGCACTCCTGGACTTGAATCCATTGTGGACGACCGCTGTTGGGGCCCAGGAGCATAAAATGTGGACGACCATCAGCCGCTGCATAGAGGTCCCTCATGTAGCCGTCCAACGTAGCAGTGAACTATGACTGTTAGCATATCCATAAAACCAAGCACTGAAGGAACCTACCGAGACGACTGCATTGTAAGCAAAGTCGAGAcaaatgagaagaagaatagcAGCCGCTTTGCTCTGTTCCTTCTCATAACCCAAAACCTGCTTCGCAACAAACACTCCCAGGTCATGCATGGCATTAGTCTCCTTCTTGCCAAACAAGGCCCTGGTGATGTCCCACTGCCCAGCCTCCCAGATCGTTCCTCTCTGGGTCAAttcgatgagcttcttcatggaAGCCTTAAAAGCTTCACGACGCTGCAACCACTTGGTCTCGTCAGCGTTATACGAAAGGAAGATCTGGCAGTTTGTGATGTGCTGATAAATCTCATTCTCGCTGTACGTGTCCTTGGCCTCGGTGGGAGTCTTAAAGAGCTTGTTGCCGAAGCCAAGGAAATCTGCGACATATCGAGTAACAACAGGAATGGCAAAGCTATGGAGGGTCAGTTGGATCTGGATGTCAAATTGTAGAAATACACTCACTCTCGAGTAGCATCGATCTGGAATGTCGAGTTGGTCATAGAGATCGACTCTCTCTTGACAATCTGTCTCATTTCGTTGTCAAGatacttcttcaagt
Coding sequences within:
- a CDS encoding related to cutinase transcription factor 1 beta, with protein sequence MPLPSRASSTPKISKACVPCRTRKIKCNAAVVGLPCGSCVSRECPDECVLSARKRRTVKGRNAEVPRSRKNIPDTNGSILSPRQQQLPTNVSRQTTDSSHSDPVEESIHASHTGSSLRNDTPHSRDRRPPGQAQADLLYLNILQDTVNDTSAAQTDASDHQSNDEPDDSFNSQIHHWNPPPQLDDVDNEYLAKKKVFELPPPRFMDDIVKAYFDYVHPFAPILNRIDFIQSYRSGSCCIFLLHAVAAAASLYVTHDVLIGCGYPDRSTAQASFFSKAKLFHDFHCQGDPLSMLQGSMILGAIILDHPSDRDFQYWFHNSVRRASKMGVQNACLRDDGSQKLYRRIWWVLHNRDIFHFFINTQNMRLLANAPPIRPLTEADWETEDIEQWSGILSPISQAQKVSLIAQCELAQIFGNVMSVVTSSNPSAEEIHKRILPLDAWRTSLPERMHLMASFAEGEIYHLEALTTSYRFECIMCRLLRRGRWQMSDGGLREWAQQRFRSAIFELDTIVKRVMINNMIQKLPTTFITTITALLALHIESALDAAESSLIRSMARISVQHTMLALDQIRDTPAIKRALPAFEIVLSKNKLYPMSTSDTEQINTMQTMSQDQALSDGHILQPPQTDMTLPQDDQSFLYGDFIGFDFLDRWQMEQLDFTGIY
- a CDS encoding related to IBR finger domain protein, whose product is MDTSSLMLALQLQHQDLNIWEQSKKGKQREGEVADSDLALEACRHELEMMTAQISDQVMALSIARAVESDGQLIREGQLAEEQAAKDREYAVRLARDPSAATRPDAEKGMRVSSVDEDEDNLIDTLRSMNLGGFEYSTSGQPESSGWASSRKPPQTQECIACNDRFPPLALSKAPCSHDYCRECLVSLTRSSLQDETLFPPRCCGQNIPIEQGRWFSPELVGQFQAKKLEFETPNRTYCSEPSCSTFVPPAFVSGDSATCPKCSRKTCTHCKGPNHFGVCPSDTASQQVLQLAAQNGWQQCYKCRKLVELNYGCYHITCRCSAEFCYVCGKKWRSCRCPLWEEGRLVRRANAIANRDGNFGQMNARAREARIEQERLNLIQNHECTHRTWNYRGGRHRCEECRDVLPHYIFECPQCHVMACRRCRYNRF